A window of Kineococcus sp. NBC_00420 genomic DNA:
TCGCGCTCCCCCGGGCCGGCGCTCCGACGAGGGACGGATCAGCAGGTGCTCCAGCTCGAACTCCCCACCGAGACCCGGTCGGTGTCGCTGGCCCGTCACCGCGTGCACGAGTACTGCGTCGGTGACGACTGCGCCGCCGCCTCCACCCGCGGTGGGACCGCGGCGCCCGGCGTCGACCTGTTGCAGGTCGTGGCCCTGCTGACCACCGAACTCGTCGCCAACGCCGTCCGGCACGGCGGCGGGGACCGGGTGCGGGTGACGGTGGACTGCTCGGTGGGCGGGGTGCGGGTCACGTGTTCCGACGACAACCCCGCCGAGCCGGTCGTGCGCCACGTCGACGCCGACGCGACGAGCGGTCGGGGCATGGCCCTGGTCGACGTCCTCGCCGACAGCTGGGGCAGCGTCCGGGCGGTCACCGGGAAGCAGGTGTGGTTCCAGGTCGGCGGCGACGCCTGAACCTGCGACGCCTCAGGAGATCCGACCGGGACC
This region includes:
- a CDS encoding ATP-binding protein, producing the protein MLQLELPTETRSVSLARHRVHEYCVGDDCAAASTRGGTAAPGVDLLQVVALLTTELVANAVRHGGGDRVRVTVDCSVGGVRVTCSDDNPAEPVVRHVDADATSGRGMALVDVLADSWGSVRAVTGKQVWFQVGGDA